AATAGGAAAACGGGACTGGCCGAAGACCTGGGGTGTTGAGGACATCCCTGGGATTCCTGAATCAAGAACCGATGGGTGATTTCAAACTGTCTGACCTCACCTGGGTTGACTAATGCAGATTCCAGCCTGACTAGTCAAATAACACTTCTCTAAGCATTGtctctcagaaaagaaaacgtACTTTGCAGGTGCTTACTTTGGCACCAAAAAGCTCCTTTGCACAAACAAGAAGAGCCCCGGACTCAAGGGCTGTCAAAGGATCCCCACTGACACACTCCAAGACAGAGGCCCCTGCCCAGTCCCTTCTGGAAAAGGTAGCTTGGCCACGTGTGGGGGGTGGACACCCACCCTACCCTGACCACCCCACAGACCCTGCCAGGAGCATGGGAAATGCTATGGCGTGCAGGAGAAGAGCATTTCAAGATTGCAGAGGGCTTACTGCACGATGCTCAGGGCAGGAATAAAcgtggggaagggcagggatgGTGATAGCCTGTGGTGAACAAATGTgggaaaaatgagagagaatgGGATAAAAAGGGCCAGCAGCATATAAATGGTTTGCTGGTCAGGATGCTTGTCTTCCATGCCGTCTGCCTGATCGGGGCAGCCTGTCCTGCCTCCCAGCTGAACTCCACTTCTAGTTGCTTTCCTGGGGGAGGGAGTGTCCTTTTCATGTGCAGGTGTTTTTTGGCatttcagagacagaaagagaagcagaataAGGTTGTTTGGGCCATCTGAGTTTGTAGGAGTGCTGAGGGGGTCTGTCTGTGTTGGTGTGTGTGGCCAGCCATGTACCTAAGTGTGTGCATGCACCTTCTGGTAACACACATTCAGATTTGCTCCTGGCAAATCCTGGAGATGCAGCAAACTTGCCACTCTTGAGCTGCTGGATCCATCATCCCCTGACAGGGAACAGCCAGAGATCATGTCTTTGCTGATGAGGCAGTTGCAGCACTGTGGCAGAGGCACACAAGGGAAGATTGAAGCATTACCACTAGTAGTACCCAGTAGTGGTAATACTGAAGTATTACCCGAGTATCTGTCCAggtgtgttttttccccatattaTCCACTTGGTTTACATAACACAGGACAGCGGGCCTGAATGCTGCTTTATTTGTTGTTACTTGGTCTGCAGGAAAATAACATCTCTCCCACGGTCCTAATGTCACCTAAGGATTCCACTTTCTCCAGGAGTACCATGTTGAATGTACTCCTGCATGAGAATCTATGCAGTCTCCTTCCTTACGCCTAACAGAGGTCACTGCAAGATAGTATTTTAAGTCTCTTTCTCCGATTAAGCTCCTTACCATTCTGCTTCCCCTTCAGATTAGGAGTTGACAGCACTACTACAGCAGAGCATTCAAAAGAGTAATGTAATTTCCATTTTGGTCTCTGTCATTCAATGCAGTTATCTGGGCCAGAACATCTTCCCCCCTTGTACAGTCACCAAAAGAACCCTGCTTGGCTCTGCTGACTCTCCTGGACCTAAGAAGCAGACATGAGCTGCAATCCATGGCAGAGCTTCTGGCTGGAATTAGTTGAAAGGACAAGATTTCCAGTCTGGTGAACTCAGAAGCAGAGCTTTAACTGTGCATAGTTAGATGCCTGTCTTGCAGACTTTGTCTCTTCAGTGACCTGGGGATGGTTTTACCTGCTGCAGATATGAAGAGAGGGACTAAACAGAGGGAACACTGTGCCCCCTCTGGGTGTCTGTTACGATAGCCCTGGATGGTATGACTGCTGTGAACACTGACTGGACACTGATGTTGCTGTACAGCTGCCCCTGACACACCATGTACAATGTCTGGATTTACATGTGCACCATTTGAGTAGATACACTGGCCAGAAACTCGCAGAATCCCTACATAATAGCCATTGTCATCTTCcatggaaaacaaatgcaattaATAAGAAAGCTATCCAATATTGACTGGcccaaaagaaaacagcttgcaCAATGACATGGCAGACCAAGCCTCAGAGGCAATTCTGCCAGTGCCATCCTGTCTGGGAGGGTCTGCCACAGCCTGGCTTAGATACCTGCATCTTCCCATGTGCCTGGGCAGTATTGTCTGCAGAAGATACATGCTGTAGTTTAACACCGGTGGGTAGCTAATAAccacacagccactctctcactcccccttctcagaagaacagagggagaaaatatgatatatatataaaaaaaaaaaaaagtgggttgagataaggacagggagattgctcACTCATTACTGTCATGTGCAGAACGGACTCAGCTTGGGGAAGActcatttaatttattgccGATTACTAATAGAACAGGAGTCACTCAGTCACTGCTCAGAAGAAGAAGACAACAGCGGAGGTGCCCCTGCCCACTGAGGGACCACAGGTTTTgccacccagcagcagctccagtcTAAGACCCCCTTAGGGCTGGTAGCCTGCTGGCAGACAGTGCTCCTGGTGCTGTTACGCTTCCCTGAACCAGAACCCATGCTGACGTGtgctactaagttctacatctacacatttcgtgaagacctccagggatggtgactcaaccgcttccctgggcagcctgttccaatgctgcATAAGCCTTTCAGTGAAGGaattcctaatatccaacctagaccttccctggcacaacttgaggccatttccccttgtctcaccacttggtgcttgggagaagagctcGATCCCCGCCTCGCcatagcctcctttaaggtaactgTGAAGTACACTAAGGTCTCCCCTGGGcatccccttctccaggctaaacaatgccagctcccttagccaCTCCACATAAGACCTGTTTTCTAGAATATTATGGATATTTCACATATTCTTCGTCATGCTCACCATACTGCCAGGGAtcaggagcagggagcaccAGTCACATACttcttcacggtcactctctgcccatgcgccatgtggggtccctcccatgggatgccatccttcccaaattGATCCtacgtgggcttcccacaggaaGTGGGAGCTCTTCAGGAACATCTCCAATATGGGTCTGTatcatggggtccatccctcaggagcaaaatGCTGCAACATGGGTCTCCCGTGGGCAGCAACTACCCCCAGATCCCCAGctcctgtgtggtctcctctccacaggctgcagctcatTCTCTGCAGGgtgtctggagcacctccttccttccttctacaCTGATCTTGGTGGCTGCAGGGTTTCTTCTCTCTCAGTTTCTCAGTCCCTTCTTCCAGCTGCTAcaatgcagcattttttttttttaaactcttcttAAACACCTCCCAGAGGCACAACCGGCATCACTCactggctcggctctggccagcggcAGGTCtattttggagctggctggagctggctctgatctgacatggggcagctgctgggctttgctcATCCATGCCAACCCTGCAGCCTCTCCCACTACCAAAACATTGCCACGTAAGCCCGTTGTATATGCATCAGTCCTAGACTCAAAACATACATGGAGGGGTGGCGTGGCCATAAACCAAGCCTGAGAAGCTGGGGAGGCGTCAGTAGAGTGGATGGGAACCGTCCCTTCAACCTGAAATAGCACTGacattcatttgttttcaggCTGGCTTAACGAAacccagaaaatgcatctttGCACAGTCTGACTGACTGTACGGAGCCCATACAGAGAGATCACAGAGCTGAAATTTATTGGCCAGATGAAGACAGACaaattctttttgctttcacaAAGGTAAACACTGCCATTAGTGTATGATCAATATTGATCCTTTTGATGGGGCGAAAGGGTCAACGTAGTAGGTAGCACCAAGGCTCCACCATTATCTACTTTGCCTCCCCTTTGTGCTTCTGCAAGTCTTCCCCTGGGTCTCTGAAACCTCTTTGGTATGCATCAGTGATAAACATCCTGATCTGACTGCAGCAGTGAAGGTTTCTGGTACTTCTCTGTATCTTCTTAGCAGGTGCTCGCTCGAGGGGCCAGAGAAAGCTATTGTTGCCTTGCCTAAAGGGAAGGTGTGCTGTCCTTTCAGGTGGCTGAGGAGCCATCTCCTGGATGTTGGAGCAGCCCTGGAGAAACACCCCAGAACAGCGTGTGCAGGGCCACCTCACAAAGCATCTTCATCAAGGAGGATGCAGGCGTCTCCTCAAGTTCCTTTCCCCCCACAGAAGTGCTTGAGATCGCAGATGATGAGATCTGGTGTACTTTCGTTTAGGGCCTTGCGCTAGAACTCTTGGGAGGACAGCCTTTCAGCTGTGGTAACGAGGAAGGGCTGCCCATTCCTTCGGACTAGGGGCTGCAAGCTGGGAAAAGTCCCAGTTCGGAGCAGGGCGCTTTGGGAAGGCTCCTCCTCGGCCATCCTCTGCCAAAGTCAGGGCTCTGTGGGAGCACCCAAGGGCAGGGCAGCTTCCCCAGGCGGCAGGGACGCAAcgagccccacagccccccgccCCCAAGAGGCCCCGCCGCGGGGGGCCGGGAACGCCGCCGCCCTCCGTGCGCATGCTCGGAGCCCgccccgctgcccgccgccgcctGTCCCTGCTCGGCAGCCGTAgcggcgcggggccggcggcATGTTCCGCATCGAGGGGCTGGGGCCCAAGATGGACCCGGAGGAGCTGCGGCGGAAGATGCGCCGCGACGTCCTCGCCTCCGTGCGCAACTTCCTCATCTACGTGGCGCTGCTGCGGATCAGTGAGTGCGCGGCAccgcgccgggccgggccgggccgggccgggccttGCTGCTGGCGGGCTGCGCgctgcggcggggccgggcgggcgggGGCCTCGGCGGGCAGAGcagcggcggcgcggcggggggaGGGAGCTGGGTGGCGGAGGCGCAGCCCGTCTGGGTAGGCGAGGTGCGCGGCAGCTTGGCGGCAGGCTCGGTGATGCTCCTTCTGTGTTCTCTTTTCAGCTCCTGTCATCCTGAAGAAGCTGGACAGTGTCTGAACAGCGTGCGAGGTGCAAAGAAGACGCGGCTTCTGCAGACGTGAAATGAACTGTAGCTGCTTTCCCTTTCGTGTTAATTAAACGCTGTGCGAGAGACAGGCATGCAGTCCTAAATGGTGTTAAAAATGGACATTGAAGCATATCTGACCTGAAAGTGATAGCTTGGCTGGGAGTGTGGGGAAGATGTCTGTTTCTCCTGCAGCTGACTTCTGGTCGCAGAGTACTCTGTACTACAGGAAGCAGTATGTTATGATGGAATACTTCTGGTACtgtttaaacaacaacaacaaaaacccacctCCATCTTCTTTTTGTATAAAGTGCCAGGACGTTGCTTTGTTATGCATCTGCCTCTAAATTGCCACATAGCTGTTAATATTACTGAACCTGTCTGTATGAGAAATCAGGTTGTTAATGAATCCAATTCAGAaagttgatttaaaataaatggaagagcAGTCCTATCAATTAATGAACAACTCTGGTACTGATTGATTTATAACGTCTCCCAGGGGGAACAAAGTCACTCCCATAGTAAGCAAAAAGAAGGATTGATACCACCTGATCAGActgaacaggtacaagtctGGGGGGTTCATGGTGTGCATCCCAAGGTCCTGAGAGAACAGGCTGATGCAgatgccaagcctctctccatcctaTTTGAAAAGTCCAGCTATCTGACCCAAGGAAGCCAGCTGTTGTAGTCTCTCTGGATTTCACTAAAGCATTCGATACTGTCTCGCAGAACTTGTCTGGACAAAATGACCAGAAAGCAGTTAGATAAAATCACAGTaagatgggtgaacaattggctgacaggtGAGACCCAGAGGGCTcttgtaaatggggttacatcaggctggtgatCTATCACTAGcggggttccccagggctccattttaggaccggtcctcttcagtgttttcataaacaatCTGGATGAAGGGCTTGAAGGATTTTTGAGCAAGTTCACAAATGATTCCAAACTGGATGGAGCTGTTGACTCCGtcaagggtggtgaggccttggagagagatctggacaaatGAAGAGAGCTGGACAGTCACCAACAGTacgaagtttaacaagagcaagtgccagattctgcacctgggaaggggcaaccctggctatttATAAAGAgtgggggatgagaggctggagagcagccctgcagaaagtgATCTGGGGTttttggttgacagcaagctgaacgtgagccagcagtgtgccttggtggccaggagggccaaccataccctggggtgcatcaagcacggcattgctagctggccaagggaggggattgtcccagtctgctctgcgctggtgcagcctcacctcaagtggtgtgtgcagttctgggcaccagaGTATAAGGAAGAAAGACGTAAAACTGTTGGACAGTCTCCAAAGTAGGGCAATAAAGATGGAGAAGGGTCTAGCGGGGAAGACGTAGGAGAAGCAGTTGAAGTCgcttggattgttcagcctggaggagacaggaggagacctcattgtggtctGCAGCTTTCTCacaaggggagaggagaggcaagCACTGGTCTCTGCTCTGGTGACCAGCAACAAGACCTGAGGGAATGTCAGtgttcaccgagagggtggtcacgcactggaacaagctccccagggaagtggtcacagcaccaagcctgccagaaTGGAAGAAGCGCTCGGACAGTGCTCTCAGGTGCATGATCTGAtcttatattattattatttcactattttattattattttgagtgGCTCTTtggggagccaggagttggccttgatccttgtgggtcccttctaactcaaaCATTCTAAGATCCTATGATTCGATGAAGTCTGTTGGGCCTGATGACGTGCATctcagggtcctgagggaaatggctgatgtcgtcgccaagcctctctccatcctaCCTGAAAAGTcttggcagtcaggtgaagtagCTGGTgacaggaaaaagggaaacatcactcccatttttaaaaaggatggaaaagaggaccctttttttaaactaagagaGGGGAGACTTAGATTAggggttaggaggaaattcatcACTGTAAGCaatgtgaggcactggaacaggttggcCAGAGAAGGaacctgtggatgccccatgcctggaggtgttcacaaccaggttggacaaggccctgagcagcctgatctagtgggtggcatccccgcctatggcagggggcttTGAATTGGATAGTCTTTatggtccctttcaacccaagccGTTCTGTGGTATGATTCTAAGGCCCTCTCTCGTTCACAGTACTTCATAAGGCACTCTGACATAGTCCATTGTCTTAAACTAATGTGAGAAAAGTGCTGACATTCATGAGACCCTTCAGAGAGATGAGGACAAGACCCACCCCCAACAGGTGGCAGATGGGTACTCCAAACTTAAGAAGTGTTGGAAGAAGCTGTCCCTACATTGCTATCAGCAAGGAAACAGATAGTGAACTAAGTTACCTGAAATGCAGTATGACAATAGAGAACCTAAGCGTGGGAATGCAGAGCCGTGTCTGCTTTTAAATGCTTAAAGTGGTCTTCCTGTACAAGTTCCTACTCATACCTTTCTCCAAGTGGTGCCAGGAGTGGGCACTTTATTCAGTTCATGGGATAGATATGGCCAGGCCCCTGTGACATTGTGAATTTTCTTCGGTAACGGAATGAGCACAGGAGCTGGAAGAAACTAAACACTTACCTAGATGTGGCTACCTGGCATGGCTAGCATTCCCCCCGTGGTATGCCAGATGCACCAGGCAAGCTGTCTttgtgcaggcaggcagggtgTGAAATCATCTACTGGCAGAAATAGCTTGGGCTTTCAACTCAGCTGTCAGGGAAGCTCACATTCTTGTGAACCAGAACTAGGTGGTTTGCAATTTCTGATGTTTAAACATGCAAAGAGACTGTCAAAATTAATAAAgatttaatcatagaatcatagaataccccgagttggaagggacccataaggatcatcaagtccaactcctggcaccacacaggtctacccaaaaactCAGACcgtatgactaagagcacagtcccatcgcttcttaaattctgacaggcttggtgcagtgactacttccctggggagcctgttccagggcgtgaccaccctcttggtgaagaacctcatcctgatgtccagcctaaatctctccagattcccaaaactgttgaaaaataattgagagaggtcccgtgatgacatcagccagctttTTAAGCACTCTGGGAtggatcccatccggacccatggacttgtatggatccaggtggagcagcaaatcccgcacacattcagggtcggttgggagctTGTCACATCTTAAAGGGCATATTTTGTCTGTGTTGACGCACTGAGGCTGTGACCATCACGCTCACAAGCTAAACATCATTAGCTGGTTTTACCCACTCTATACCGTGTCTTTCAGTGAATGAAGAACGATCAatcaacacagaagaaaattgcaGAGGGCCCTCTGGTACCACCTAGCTGCCGCACAGGAATGCATCTGTTCCAAATCAAACTTCACTGGTCCCTCCTGTGAAGGGAAATGCCTCCGGTGGAAGTGTCACATGCTCAGTCAGCCTGCTCCCAAATACAGGAAATCTTAGAATTTCTGTTGAAAACCAACtctccttgggaaaaaaacaagcaaacaaacaaacaaacaaaaatactctGATTTAAGGACTAAACCTCCTGCACACCTTGTCCTATCATCTTACTTAGTGCATGTATACTGCATTCCTCACTTGAAACTCTGTGGGGACATTGCTCCCCACATTCCTACTTCTGGAAGACAGCTCGGGAGGCAAGCTAATAAACATGTCTTCACGGAGCAAGCATTCAACCCCGTCCCAAGAAAAGGAGAACTGTTATTTCCAGGCAGAAGGTTTAGCCTCTAATAAGGACAACTATTTTAACAGCGATACCAAACCCATGGTCTCAACACCTATGGGTGCAATACCTTCACAGGTTTTTACAGTGGGTCAGTGTGTCCTTGGCTTTGAGTCATACACTAAAATTATTGGCTTGATCAAACGACACCCTCTGTTGGGACAGGAGCCTTCTGGGTCAGGGCATTTCACATGTACGGCAGGTCTTAGATACAGGGGATTTAGGATGGCTTCACACACTCTTACAAGCAGCAGCAACAATGCATTTTCACTCTGAAGAACTTTGCAAATAGTAAGGAAACTGCATGTCTCATCCCTAGGGATCAAATATCAGCTCAGATACGTCAAGGCAAGCATCCACTGAAGGAAAGGCTCCAATGGAAACTTGAGTGCAAGAACTTTCCCTGTGCAATCTGAACTCCAGCTCAGGTTGGAAAGATCCCAATAGTCTGGAGTGCGTGCAGTAACAGCAAGAATAGGTTTTACTCCAGCATATTACACCAGTTCGGAGACCTACATCTCTCCCACAAGATTTGCTGGTGTCATACTCTATATAATGTAGACAGATAATGTAGATTCAACTGCATCCTAATCCCTGCCTGTTAAGAACACCTCACAAAATCATCAGTTTCATCACCAATTTCAGTAAGAACTGGTCTGACCTCAGGCAATGTCCCTTGTAAGTATATTCCTATTCTACTGTGAGCATCTTCCTCAAGCAAGAATCTGGATGTCCCTGATGAAACATGGGGATTCACCTGAGTAGAGCCAAGGACCTTTTAACTCATCAGCCCCAACCATGACCAGAAAGGCTCGCTGTGGCCCCATGGCAATGGCAGAACTTCATAAAACAGGCTCTCTTGAGTCCCTAGGCACATTTCATCAGACTGCACCTGTTCTGGGGCAGGCACTGGGTAGAACCAATGAGAATGGCATGCTCCTAACTGCTCTCACTAGTACTCCTCTTCAGGACCTGAACCGTGGCAGAAAAGCAACTGTAAGCAGTCTGAACATAAGCCTGAGGAGATTAGATCCATCCACAGACATGGCTCATTCTGTAGCAAACGAGGTGCAACAACTAGCAAGCAAGGAGGTCGTTTtttgaaaggaatgaaaaaaccCATCAGTGATGGGACAAAAGAACCGTTCTTGCAGCACAGATCACAACATCACACATAAGGGGAGCATGCAAACATTTGGACATAGCGTGAGAAGTCAGACATAAGCAACATGGCACAGCTGTTGGACAATTGTATAAGCCCCAGAAAGAACTTCAGTTCTCCTGACCTCAGCGTGTTTCTCCTGAAGTGCTGGAGCCTCTTgagaacattttcatttgtacTGCATCAACCTGGCTGGTAGTTCAAAGCAGCAGAAGGGTGGTCTGGCACCCCTCTGACCTTTCCCCATCCCCTCAAGACCTTATCTGCACTGGTGGATGAGCAGATAAAGCTCCACTTTTTCTGTTATCCTCATCCCATGCTTCCTCCCGATCCTCAGGTTCTgcattgttattgtgatttcccagctcctcttcctcttttagGACTCCCTCACTGTTCAGCCCCTGCAGGAGTGCCACCACTTCCTCCGGCTTGGGCAGTTTAGTTATCTTAAAAGTGTTTCTTATAATGGGGTGTGTCCTTGTGGATAAGCCTCTGTTTCTCCACTGGGAATGGTCACTTTTCATCTTCATCCTCATCTTCACTCCTTATTAATGTGTCCTCAGTAAAGTGTACAGTGGGCTGCAATGGCAAAGCCCCAGAAAGGCTGCGAGCCTCAGATAACAGCCatagctgcaggcagcacataAATCTGCTGTCCCTCTACTACCAACGCATGCAAAGCCAGCATTTCTGCTTTAATGTTAAAGAAGATGCAGGAATACATACCCCAATTTCCCTATACTTGTTTTTGCCCCATCTCCCATATTAACTCCTTCACCTAGACACATCTGTCAGCTTCATGGGCACTCAAACCTGTAAGCCTGACTTTTGCACAGTCCCTGCCCCATTCCCATGCTATTTTTCCTAGTCTTTGATGGACCCTGTTCCACCACGCTCCCTGAATCTCTCCTTGCAGTTAGCTTCCAGGGCCTTTACTTGCCTCCAGCAATGCCCAAATCATACTCTGTAAATCCATTTATCATTTTCTCAGAAACTGTCAAATCCTTCCACTTTTTAACATGACCCTGATGCAGTTCCTAGATTCCTACCTCATTGTATTCTACTTCTACATCTTCCTCCTCTTGGACAGCTGCTTCTTTATGCTCCTCTTCAGCTTTTGGCTTTACAaccttccccagctcctgcatctCAGACAGCTGCCCATTTGGCCAGCTCCTTTGTCCCTCttttccctgctcctctgccctaAGGTCAGCAAGAGGTGGTGCTGTTAGAAAGGTGGCAGTCCTCACTGTGATTTGACGTGGCACTCAGTCTTTCTCCTGGGAAGATGATAGATTACAAAAATCAAGACGGAAACCAAAGTAGGAAATGGATCAGTATAATCTGATTGGTGCAGGGTGGGGTATGGTCCACTGCCAAAAGAACCAGCTTTTTCAAGTTGCCCACTACCTTCCTAGCTCTACCCCTGTTTCACCATCTATGTGGGCATTTATTGTCAATATCACACCTGGGCAGCAAGGCAACATCCCCCAGTACTCTATTCCCATCAATCTTTATTCAGTATATCAgagccttctttttctctccctcttctgtGACTGAAGTGGCACTGAGGCACACATTCCCCGTTATGGCCTTTTCTGTATCCTTGCTGCATCTTGTGCTGTCTCAGTGGCCCTAGCAGACACCACAAGGTAGGTTCTAACTCATGAAATGCAAGCAATCCATGCTCAGTCCAGTCTCACATTTCCCAAAAGTTAAGTTCTTTCTGCCCAGCTTACAAACACTGCCTCTCCATTTCCCCCATCTGCGACATGCTCTGTACAGTTATCCATTTCTTAGTGAACAGCACTCGCTTCTGACTTAGGTGAATTCAGGTCTGTGCCAGGTTTTGCAGCATGTACCTCATTGCACGGAACTTCAATAACTTTCTTCATAACCTTCAGCTCGCTGGGATGAGGGGTTGCTCTGCGCTGTAGGCCCTACCGAAGAAAAAGCACTCATGCAGAGCATGACATTTAACAATCAGAGGAATACGTGTCATACCTCAAGATTGAATCAGTTCAAATGACGTGTTTTATCAGACCACTAGAGCCCAAGCTGGACATGAACAAAATGTCACAGAATCTGATGCGGACTTCTCTGCTATTACAGCGTGCAGCTGGGTACAGGACTTCATTCTGGTCTAACCAAAGCTCGCACAAGTTTGGTAG
This region of Anas platyrhynchos isolate ZD024472 breed Pekin duck chromosome Z, IASCAAS_PekinDuck_T2T, whole genome shotgun sequence genomic DNA includes:
- the TOMM5 gene encoding mitochondrial import receptor subunit TOM5 homolog, translated to MFRIEGLGPKMDPEELRRKMRRDVLASVRNFLIYVALLRITPVILKKLDSV